Sequence from the Paeniglutamicibacter cryotolerans genome:
GTGATCGTCTTCCGGGTCTTGCCCGGGTCGGCCGGGCCGTGGCCTTCTTGGCGCAACACGTTGCGGAACCTGGGGCCCGGGGCGTCTCAGGCCCCGACGTCGTACAGGTGGTGGGCCACGTCGTGCCAGGCGTACCGGGCTGCGGCGAGGATGCTTAACCCGGTCCCGTCCGATCGCCTACCCCTGCGATGCACATCAGTGGGGTCGATGGATTCCAGCGTCCGGGCCAGGAGCCTGGCCTCCCCGCCGAGCTGGTCGGCGACCTCAAGCGGATCCGCCGTCTCATAGTGGGTGGCCGCCGCGTCCTGGTTCCAGTCGTCGAACACCGGGCTGTCCTGTTCGAGCATCAGCTCGATCCGGCCCGTCGTCACGGAGAGCAGGTCGCGCACGTGGGAGCAATACTCGAGTACGCTCCAGCGCCCGGGGTCTTTGCGCACCTTGATCCCGGGGGCCGACAGTGCCAGGGCGAAGCGCGGTGCCGAGCCGCGGAACAGGCCGGCCAACGTGGGCAGATCCAATCTGGAGGCGTCGGTCCCGCATTCGGCGCAGCGCCGGTCGATGGCCCAGCGCCAATCCGCGGCGTGGAGTATCTTCGGGTGGCTCATGAGCCGGTGGAGGGCTCGAGCCGGAGGATGCTGCGCTGGTAGTCGCGTTCGCAGGCCGCCTTGCTGCGTTCGGTCAACGCGCCGGCCTGGCACTCCTGGAAGGCCTTGGTCTGGCTGTAGAAAATCGTCTGTACACCTTGGGCCAGCGTGAAGAGCAGTGCCGCGACGGTGATCAGTGGGACAGTCACGCGCAACATGCCCGGGACATTGACCACGAAAGCCCGGATGACGGACAGGATGCCGGTGACAACGGCGGCGGCACCGAGCACCAGCGAACCGATCGAGTAGGGCAGCGGGGTGAAACTGATCAGGTAGGCGGCGACCAGCAGCATGAACGTAAGCTGCATCCGGCGCAACAGCCGCAGGTCAACCGGTGTGCGGGCGGGGGTGTTCGGAGATTCGGCCATCCTCCCAGCCTAGTGCCCCTCCTGCGCCGGCGGGCCTATCCCAGCAGCGCGTCGAGCCCCGGTGCGTCCTCGGCCGGAAGCAGCGACGAGTAGCGGTCGTAGATCGCCTGTCGGGCCCGGCGTCCGGCCTCCATCGAGTTTCCGGCGGCGATGGCGTCGAAAATGCCCCGGTCCAGGGCCGCCGAATCCGCCTCGATCCGCGCGGAATCCGCTGCATCCTTCAGCTGCTGGGTGATCAGTTGGAGAATTGCCCCGGCAACCGCCTGCCCGCACATCGAGAGCAGCGCATTGCCGCTGGCCTCCCAGACCGCCAGATGGAAGTCCACGTCGGCGCGGGCGAAGGCTGCCGTGTCGGCGCCGACGGCCGCTTCCATGCGTTCCACGCAGGAACCCATGGCCGCCAGCTGGTCGGGTGTATGCAGTGTCGCGGCAAGCCGGCAGGCGGCCGAGTCGAGGACCAGGCGGAACTGCACGAGCTCGCGCATCGAGAGCGAATCGAGGCGCACCATGGTGGTGAACGAGCGGGTCAGCGACGCGGGGGAAGGCTCGAGCACCAGGGGGCCGCCGCGGCCACCCGGCTTTGACTCGACCAGGCCCATCGACTGGAGCACGCGCAGCGCCTCGCGGATGGTCGGCCGGGAGACGGAAAACTGCACCATGAGCTCGCGCTCGGAGGGCAGATGGTCCCCGGGGGCCACGGCTCCGGAGGTGATGGCGTTCTCGATCTGCTCTACGACCCGTTCATAGGTGCGGACCGGCACGGCAGGGGTGAAATTCGTCGTCAAGAATTCGGCCTCTCGGTGGGGCTGGTTGTCGCGGTCTGCGGCACAGTGCTTTGCCCTCATGATACTGGTGCGCCCTAGGTAACTGGTCTTACCAGCCAACTTGGTTGAAATATACGTGCATTCTGCTGTTGTATGAATCACAATGGTGGGACGGGTTTGACGGGCCAGTCCCGGATAGCTTGAAATGACTGAATCATTCGTCCCTCGTAACTAGTGAAGGTAGAGGACATGCCATTGCGTATCCCAGCAAGGAAAACACTCACCCTGACCGCCGTGGCGCTTTCCGCGGCTCTGGCGCTGACCGGCTGCAACGCCGGTGGCGGCAGCGGGGACACCACGGGTGCCGCGCCCAAGGATTCGCTGGTAGTCGCACTCACCGGTGAGCCGGTGAACCTCGACTTCACCACCACGGCAGGTGCCGCCATCCCGCAGGCCCTGATGTCCAACGTCTACGAGGGCCTGGTCCAAGTCGACCAGACCGGCGCCATCACCCCGCTGCTGGCCAAGAGCTGGGAACTGTCCAAGGACCGCAAGAACTACACCTTCACCCTGGTCGAGGGCGCCAAGTTCTCCAACGGCGAGGCCTTCGACGCCGACGATGTGAAGTTCTCCATCGAACGCGTGAAGTCGGATAAGTGGCTCTCGGGCATGAAGTCCAAGATGGACATCGTCGACAAGGTCACGGTGAAGTCCCCGACCGAGGTCACCGTCGCGCTCAAGCAGCCTTCGAACGCCTGGCTGTTTAACATGACCACGCTGGTCGGTGCCATGTTCGACCCCTCGGGCGTGGATGACCTGGCCAACAAGGCCATCGGCACCGGCCCCTACGCGCTGACCGAGTGGAAGCGCGGCGAGTCGATCAACTTCGATGCCCGCGCGGATTACTGGGGCACCGCCCCGAAGACCAAGAAGGCAACGCTGAAGTACTTCAGCGATGCGGTGGCCACCACGAACGCGCTGAAGTCCGGCGACGTCGACGTGGTCTTCAACATGCAGGCCCCGGAACTCGTGGACTCCTTCAAGGCAGACACCAAGTTCCAGGTGCTCGATGGCACTTCCAACGGCGAGATCATGCTCTCGATGAACAACAAGGCCAAGCCGTTCGACGACGTGCGGGTGCGACAGGCAGTCATGTACGCGATCGACCGCAAGGCGGTCGTGGACTCGGCCTGGAACGGCTACGGCACGCTCGTGGGCGGCCCGGTGCCCCCGACCGACCCGTACTACGAGGACCTCAACGGGGTCTACCCGTTCGACCCGGCCAAGGCCAAGGCGCTGCTCAAGGACGCAGGCGTCGAGAACCTGGACATCACCTTCACCGTCCCGACCCGTCCGTACGCTGCGGCCATCTCCGAGATCGTCGTCTCGCAGCTGAAGGACGTCGGCATCAACGCCAAGATCGAAACCGCCGAATTCCCGGCCGTCTGGCTGGATAAGGTCTTCACCAAGCACGATTACCAGATGTCGATCGTGCTGGCCGTCGAGGCCCGCGACGTGTTGACCATGTTCAACAACCCGGACTACTACATCGGCTTCGACAACTCGAAGATCGCCCCGATTGCCGCAGCTGCCGACAAGGCCGACGAGGCCGGGTTCGTCTCGGGCATGAAGAAGGTCGTCCGCGAGATCGTGGACCAGGCCGGTTCCGACACGCTGTTCATCTTCCCGAACATCGTCGTGGCCAACGCGGACGTGACAGGCATCCCGGCGAACTCGGTCACCGAGGCGCTGAACCTGTCCGTCATGGGCTGGAAATAACAAAGTACTCACGTAAGGGACCGCCCGCATGATCATTAGGATCCTCACGAACCTGCTCAGGTTCGTGGCAACCTTCATCGCCGCAACGGTGATGGTCTTCCTCCTCCTGCGGGCGGTCCCCGGTGATCCGGCAAAGATCGCCTTGGGTGAGCACTCGACGCCCGAGCTCCTGGCACAAATGCAGAAGGAGTTCGGGACCGACCGCCCACTCATCGTGCAGTACTTCGACTGGGTTTCGGGGTTGCCGTTCGGCGAT
This genomic interval carries:
- a CDS encoding DinB family protein, coding for MSHPKILHAADWRWAIDRRCAECGTDASRLDLPTLAGLFRGSAPRFALALSAPGIKVRKDPGRWSVLEYCSHVRDLLSVTTGRIELMLEQDSPVFDDWNQDAAATHYETADPLEVADQLGGEARLLARTLESIDPTDVHRRGRRSDGTGLSILAAARYAWHDVAHHLYDVGA
- a CDS encoding FadR/GntR family transcriptional regulator, whose amino-acid sequence is MTTNFTPAVPVRTYERVVEQIENAITSGAVAPGDHLPSERELMVQFSVSRPTIREALRVLQSMGLVESKPGGRGGPLVLEPSPASLTRSFTTMVRLDSLSMRELVQFRLVLDSAACRLAATLHTPDQLAAMGSCVERMEAAVGADTAAFARADVDFHLAVWEASGNALLSMCGQAVAGAILQLITQQLKDAADSARIEADSAALDRGIFDAIAAGNSMEAGRRARQAIYDRYSSLLPAEDAPGLDALLG
- a CDS encoding ABC transporter substrate-binding protein — protein: MPLRIPARKTLTLTAVALSAALALTGCNAGGGSGDTTGAAPKDSLVVALTGEPVNLDFTTTAGAAIPQALMSNVYEGLVQVDQTGAITPLLAKSWELSKDRKNYTFTLVEGAKFSNGEAFDADDVKFSIERVKSDKWLSGMKSKMDIVDKVTVKSPTEVTVALKQPSNAWLFNMTTLVGAMFDPSGVDDLANKAIGTGPYALTEWKRGESINFDARADYWGTAPKTKKATLKYFSDAVATTNALKSGDVDVVFNMQAPELVDSFKADTKFQVLDGTSNGEIMLSMNNKAKPFDDVRVRQAVMYAIDRKAVVDSAWNGYGTLVGGPVPPTDPYYEDLNGVYPFDPAKAKALLKDAGVENLDITFTVPTRPYAAAISEIVVSQLKDVGINAKIETAEFPAVWLDKVFTKHDYQMSIVLAVEARDVLTMFNNPDYYIGFDNSKIAPIAAAADKADEAGFVSGMKKVVREIVDQAGSDTLFIFPNIVVANADVTGIPANSVTEALNLSVMGWK